The Hymenobacter sp. DG25A nucleotide sequence TGCTATATGAATGGCCTGGCGCTGCGGTGTGGCTACCAGCTGGGTACGCTGAGGACTCAGGCTGCGGCCCAGCGCCAGCAGCAGGGCCTCGGCGGCCGGCTCGGCGGCTTCTATGCATAGCGGCACGTGTGCCCAGTTGATGCTGCGGCCCGGGCTGAAGGTTTGTAAGGGGTAAAGCACGCCTCCGCGCAGGGACGGGTAGGCGGCAAACACCGCCAGCGGCACCGTACCGGAGGTATGCGCCACCACGCTCCCGGCCGGAAACCGCGCCTGCTGTAATACCACCGGAATAGCGGCATCGGGCACGGCCAGCAGATAAACGGCCGCGGGCGGCAGCAGGGTAAAATCAAGAGAGGAAAGGGCGGGAGTGCCGGGCACGGTGGCGGCCACGGCGGCGGCATGGGCCGGCGTGCGGCTCCATACGCCGGCCAGCTCCCAGCCGGCCTGGGCCAGCGCCGGTACCAGCTGAGCGGCTACCTTTCCCGCTCCTATTACCAGCACGCGCCGCTCAAAATCAGAAATGCTTGTCATAGAGGGCACAAAATTGCGCCGAAAGAATCAACTTATTCTCTGAGCCCAGAATTTTCCTATCTAACTTAACAAGGTGCAAAAAGTTATGCGGGAATGCGGGGTGAAACCGGCACCTTTGCGCTTAGGATTTATTTGAGTCTAACTCTACTCTCTTGCTATATGAAGAAACTGTACACCTTACTCCATCATTCCTGCCGGGCAGTAACCTGCCTGATGATTTTGCTGGCCGCTATGCCGGCCGGGGCCCAACGGCTAAACTACTCCAGCCGCGGTTTCTCCCTGTTAGCGGGCACTTACACTGACCTGGGCACCGAAGGCACCGTTATTACGCTGCCCAATGCCGAAACCTTTAACTCGGCACCGCAGGAGATTGGGTTTGCCTTTCAGTTTAACGGGCAGACTTTTACCCAGTTTATTTTTAATACCAACGGTTTTCTGCGACTCGGCACTGAGCCGCCGAAAACCTCCCGGGCAGAAACTGAGGGAGGTATCACGAATGGACCCATTACCAGCTCAGACCCTGCTGATACCAACCTGATTTCGCCCTTCAGCATAAGTCTGGCCGGGTCTTCTACCAAAACGCCTGAGTACCGCGTGGCTACCACCGGCACGGCACCCAATCGGGTATGCACCATTCAGTGGAAAAACGTAGCTGATCTAGGAGCACTAAAGCTCCGCCAATATGAGAGCCTGTCGTTCCAGATAAAGCTCTACGAAACCAGCAATACCATTGAGTTTATCTACGACACCATTACACCTACCAGTAATGCGGTCAGCACCCTGCTGGCCGGTGTGGGGATTAAGGGTGCTGGTATAGCGGAATTTCAGCAGGTGATGGTTGGCAAAACCAGCACGGCAACCTGGGCAGCGGCCAAAGCCATCAATACCAAGTACACCAGCAACGCCAATGCCTTTGGCATGCGCCGCACGGAATTGCCCACCGCTGGCCTCACGTATCAGTTTAAAGCCACGCCCCAGCAGGATGCCGCCGTATTCAATGTGTATACGCTGGGTCAGTTGCCCCTTACCGGCGCATCGCCGCACAAAGTGACTGCGCGTATTAACAACACGGGCTTAGAGGCTCTGAGTGGCCTGAAAGTGACACTGACGGTTACCGGGGCCACCGAATTTACCACCACCCGCACCATTGATTTGCCGCAGTATGAATCGGCATTGGTAGAGTTTGAGGGCTATACTCCTTCCCAGAGCGGCACCAACCAGGTAACGGTAAGCCTCGCCAACGATGATGATAACACCAGCAATACGCTCACGCTCACGCAGGAGGTAACCCCCGCGCTGCTTAGCTACTCCGATAATTCCCCAATCCTCGTCAACACGCGTCGCTACGATGAGCGGCTTACCCTGGTACGGCACACGCTGGTACAGCCGAAGGCTATTGAGGCCATCAAAATACTGGTGGGCACCAGCACCTTCAACACCGGCCAAACGGTGTACGGGGTAGTGCTGGACGCTACCGGCAAAATCATTGGCCGCTCGCCTAACTACCGGGTTGCCGCCGAAGACCTCGGGCTGGAGCACACTTTCACCCTGTATTCGCCTATCAAAATGGACGCGAATACGGACTATTACTTTGGAGTAGCCCAAACGCTTCTCACAGGTAAAGCTGGCTACGAAGTGGTAGCGGAGCAGGCCGAAGCACCGGTGCGGGACAATGCCTATTTTCAGGCTTCCCTGGATGGCAGCAACCTCCTGCCGTTCCTGACCAGCCGCTTCGTTATTACGGGTAAGCTCATAGACGTGCCCACCTGCCTGGCGCCTTTACAGCTGGCGGCTTCTGATATCACCGCCGATGGCGTAACGCTGACCTTCCCCACTGTGGAGGGCGCCCCTGCTTATGCCATAGAATATGGCCCGAAGGGCTTTATGCCCGGCACCGGCCAAGGCACTATTGTTACTAATGTAACGACCAGCCCCTACCAGCTGACCGGCATGCCCGCCGGTACGCTGTATGATGTATACGTGCGCACGGCCTGCTCCGAGACCAGCACCAGCGGTTTTGTAGGCCCCATTGCGGTGCAAACGGAATGCGGCCCCGTAGTAGCGGCTACCATTCCCTACATTCTCGATTTTAGTAAAGTGACGGCGGGCACGCTACCATGCGGGGTTACTGTTTTCAATGCCAACCCCGACCAGGACGAATACAAGTACACCTGGGAAGTAGCTCCGGACCCCGCCGCGGACTACCAGAATGCTATGAAGTCCACTTCTGGTGGTACTGGCCCTTCCGACGACTGGTTTTTCACCGCGCCACTCCAGCTCAATGCCGGCAGCCGTTATCTGGTGAGCTTCGATTACCATGGTTTCAGCGCTTCTTTAGCTCATGCGCTGGCTGTTTCCTACGGCAGCGCCGCCACGGTGGAAAGTCAGAACACAGTGCTATGGAGCAAGACTGATATTACTAACAAGGAGTATGTACCCGCAGAGGGTGTGGCTGTTATTGAGCCCGCTACCACCGGGAGCTACCACGTGGGATTCCATACAACCACTGAAACGGGCCACCTCCATATGTACGTCAAGAACGTGCAGGTGGTAGCCGCTGAGGTAACGGCCGCCTCCAGTGCCCTGGCCCGCGCTATCAGTGCCTACCCCAACCCCGCGGCTGACCAGCTGCTGCTGGAAGTGCGCGGTGCCAATGCCAAAGGCGCCCTGCAGGTGGAAATCGTGAATATGCTGGGCCAGCGCGTGTACGCCGGCACCGCCCGCGACAACTTCATCACCCGCCTGAATGTATCTTCCCTGGCTGCCGGCCGCTACATTCTGAAAGTGCAGTCGGCCGATGGCTACGCGGTGCGGGCCATCCAGGTGCAGCACTAGGTATTTTGTTAACTGATTTATTAGCCTGCATCTCTGACGCAGGCGCAACAGAAAAGCCCGAACCAATGTGGTTCGGGCTTTTTTGTTGAAAGTAATGTGCAGCTTAATCTACGCTACCTGCGCTGAGGCCGACTGCTTGCGGCGGGCCGGAGCCTCGGGGCGGTGGGGCTCCCGGTTGCGCTGGCGCAGGGCTATCAGGAAGCCTAGGCCCATGAGCAGCGTGCCGCTCCAGAGCAGGTTGATGAAGGGCTTCTCCATGGCTTTCAGAATGATGTAGTCCTTCTGGGTAGTGCTCACGCCGAAGGTGAACTTGCCTTTGGTGGGGTCTACATTGTTGAAGGACAGGCGCAGGCCCAGGTCTTCCACCTCATCGGGAATACGGCCAATCATTTTGTCGCGCACCACAAACACGGGGTGCACATGGTACTGCTTTTTCTCACCGGACACGATGAAGTCGCCCTGAATAGCGAGGTCCCCGGGTTTCAGGCCCAGGCCAGCCGATTCGTGGGCGGGCTCAATGGCGCGCAGCACAGCAAAGTAGTCGTTCAGGTAAATGGTGTCGCCTACGGCCAGCACATGCTCTTTCACTTCGCTCCAGTCCTTCTCTTTGGAAGGGTCCGGCACGGTGCTGATGTGCGAGTAGATGTCGTGGTCCCAGAACTTCTTGATGTCGGGAGAAGCCAGCAGACCCTCACCCATTTCTTCGTTTACCTGTGCCCGGGGGAAGAGCGTGAAGGATTTGCCGGTTTTCCGCTCTTTATACTCCACGCGGTAGTAGGTGTTTTCGGGCCGGATTTCGAGCGTGTCGCCTACTTTATAGTACACCCGGTCGTTCTGTTTCACCTCGGCGCGGGCAATGGCCTTGAACTCGTCGTCGGTGCGGAAAAGCAGGTCTTTGTTCACGTATTCGGGCACGCCGGGTACATCAAAGTACTGGCCCGTGTAGCTGACATCGTAGCCCTGCATGGGGGCAGCTTCGTTGCGCCACAGCAGCACGTTGTCGCGGTTCACGTCCTCCGGGAAATCCTTGGAGTACACCAGTCCCGATACGTTCTGCGAAATAATGTTGGAATACCCGGACGAGGCCAGAATACCCAGCAGCATCAAGGCAATACCAATGTGCGCTACGGCCCCGCCCGAAAGCTGGATCCGGCGCTTCAGCAGCATCAGAATAGTGCTCAGGTTAGCCAGCACGCCAAACAAACCAGCCGTTACCAGTACTATATACACCGGCTTCATGGGGTGCCCGAAGTAGCGCACCAGCAGCATAGCCAGGGCCGCGCCCAGCAGCGTGAGCACTACCGGCACGGTAAGGGAGTTGGTCATGCTCTCCTTGTCGTTGCGCTGCCACCACATCACCTGGCCCAGACCGGACAGGAAGGCAATAGCCACGCCCATCCACAGCTGGAATTTGGTGTAGTGGGCAATCTGGTCGGCGGGCAGCGCCAGATTCGATTTAATACCCAGGAAACCCAGGAAGGCATTATACACCGGAATGCTGGTGGTGACCAGCACCTGGAACGCGCCCAGGCACAGCACCGTAGCCCCAATGAATACCCACAGCTCCGGGTTATAGGTGGTCAGCTCTTTTTTCGATACCGGAATCTGCTTCCATTTAGCCACCAGCAAAGCCACCGCCAGCACCACAAAAGCAGCCAGGTAAATAATCAGTTGGCCGGAAAGGCCCAGGTCGGTGAAGGAGTGCACGGAGGCATTGCCCAGCACACCGCTGCGGGTGAGGAAGGTAGCGTAGAGAATCAGCAGGAAGGTGGAAATAACCAGTACAAACGCGGTGCGCAGGCCCGTGCGGCGGCGCTGCCACAGCACCAGGGCGTGCAGCCCGGCCACCAGCACCAGCCAGGGAATGTACACGGCATTTTCTACCGGGTCCCAGTTCCAGAAGCCGCCAAAGTTCAGGGTTTCGTAGGCCCAGTAAGCGCCCATCATAATACCAATGCCCAGTACGGCACCGCCCACCAGGCTCCAGGTAATGGCCGGCTTCACCCACTTGGTCAGCTCATTTTTCCAGAGGCCGGCAATGGCGAAGGCAAACGGCACCAGCGTGAGGGCAAAGCCTAGGAACAGCGTCGGCGGGTGAATCACCATCCAGTAGTTCTGCAGCAGCGGGTTCAAACCGGTACCATCGGTCGGCACAAAGTTGGGGTTGAGGCGGAACACCGGCGCATCGGTCAGGAAGTCGCGCAGCAGGATAAAGGGCGAAGAGCCGATTTTCAGGTCCAGCACCACCACGCCCAGAATCATGGACGTGAGGAACAGCTGCACGCCCGCGAATACGGCCATTACCGGGGCTTCCCACTGGCGGTTGAAGCGCATAATGGCGAAGCCCAGCAGCACGTGCCAGAAAATCCAGAGCAGGAACGAGCCCTCCTGCCCTTCCCAGAAGCAGGAAATCATGTAGTACACCGGCAGGTGGTTGCTGGCGTGGCTCCACGCGTAGTGGTACTCGTAGCGGTGGTTATAAATGATATTGAACAGGCAGATGATGATGGAGAACACCGCCGCACCATGTACAAAAAACGCCCCGCGCGCCAGCCGCAGCCAGGAGGCATCGGCCGAGCCCAGGGGCTGGTCGCGGGCCGCCATGAAGTAGGAATAGGTAGCCACAATGGCCGCCACAAACGCTACAATGACACTCAGATGTCCGGCGTCGCCAATAAATGTGTTCAGCATATTTTCTTAATTAATAATTAAGAATCAGTAATTAAGAATTGTCGCCGCCGGGGTACTGTACCATTGTACAGAAACTTGCTTCGCCCTTATGAATTCTTAATTATCAATTACTAATTACCGTGCGGCGGTAGTGCCTTTGATGTCTTTCTCCACGTACTTCGAGGGGCACTTCAGCAGGATCTTATCGGCCACGAACACGTCGTTGCGCATGGCGCCGGTAATCACCACCTGCTCCGATTTGTCGAAGTCCTGGGGCTTGGGGTTGAAATACACCACGCGCTGGGCAATGCGGTTGGTATCCACCAGCGTGAAGGCGAAATAATTGGGGTCGAGCGTGGGGTTGTACTCCAGGCCCATGATATTTTTCTGGGTGTCGCGGGGCAGGCGGCCCACTACGTGCACTTTGGTATTGTTGCCTTCGGCGGCCAGGTCGCGGGCCTCTTTGAAGGACACGTATTGACTTACATCCCCGGCCGTGGTTACCAGAATGCCGATGGCAATGGCAATGACCGTCAGGATAAGCAGGTGTGATTTTTTCATGGTATTACGGAGCGGAAAGCACAAAGCCGGCCGTTGCGGGGCCAACTCTTCTGAACAACCAAAAAGGACCGAATAAATCCGTCGGTCCGGCGGAATAATTTACTATCTGGCAGTAGTCAAATTCTGTCTTTGAATTCTTCCGTGCCGCCAGCAGATTCAGAGCTACTTTACCTCTTTCTCCAGCCGGGTTAGTTTGCGGTCCAGCGAAATGAGGTAGGCAAACAAGCCTCCCAGCAGAACCACGATGACGGCTACCACCACGTAGATTTTCCCGCTCTGGCGCAGCGCATCGGCCATTTCGGGGGTATCGGTGGCAGTTTGGGCGGCGGCATGCAGCACAGGCAGCAACAGAGCCAGCACCAGCAGAAGGGCGTTACGCAAGCTGTTTTTCATATACTTTTTGTTTGAGCAGCGACAGTCGCACGGCCAGCTGCGTAATCCAGACGCCCAGCAGCGTCCAGCCAATCACGGCCGGGTAGAACACCAGGCGCATATCACTGTCGAGGTCGTAGCGGGCAAAGGCCGGGTTGCCGCCCGCACCAGGGTGGAGAGAATCGGTAAGGCGGGGCAGAATAAAGAACAGCGGCATGGCCGCGGCAAAAGCAAAGATGTTGTAAATGGCCGATACCCGGGCGCGCTGCTGCTCATCCGTAAAAGAAGAGCGCAGCACCAGGTAGGCGCCGTAAATCAGCATGGCAATGGCCGCGCCGTTCAGCTTGGGGTCGTTGGTCCACCAGGTGCCCCAGGTAAAGCGGGCCCAGATGCTGCCGGTGCTCAGGCCAATGAGGCCCATCAGAATGCCAGTCTTGGCAAACTCATGCGAGAGAGTATCCAGCCGGCTGGTGGGCGTGCGCAGGTAGCGCACGGAAAACACCACGGAGGCCGTCAGGATAATCGTCATCCCGAACCACATGGGCACGTGGAAGTACAGGTTGCGGATGGTTTCGTTGAGGATAGCCAGACGCGGCACCGGCATCAGCAGCCCCGCTATAGCGGTGTACAGCACCAGAACCACGGCCAAAACTTTCCACCAGTTCTTTTTCATCATAAGCTGATAGCTGTTAGCCAGTGGCTAATAGCCTTTTGTGAAGAGGGCAAAGAGACGTTGAATAACAGCTGGCAACAGAGTTCGGATATATAAAAACAAAAAGCCAACAGCCTATAGCTGCCAGCCTGGTTCATGACCGCCACAAAAAAGGAAACAGGATATAGGACACCGCGCCCACAATTAGATTCAGGGCAACCAGCGTGAGCATGGAGCCCCGGCTGGCTTCCCACTCCAGCCCATCCAAGGCGTTTTTTGACACTTTGATGAGCAACAGCAGCATCGGAATCATAATTGGAAAACCCAGCACGGCCATGAGTGTGTGACTGTTGGTAGCTTTGGAGGCAATGCCGGAAACCAGCGTGAGCGTGGCCGCAAAACCCAGCGCGCCCAGCAGCACGTTGCCCACAAACAGCGGCACGTCCTGCACGGGGTTGCCCAGCACCAGCGCATACACGCCAAAGCCTACTGTAGAAAGCCCCAGCAGCAGCATAGCGTTGTAGCCTATTTTAGCCAGAATAACGGCCTGGGGCCGCACCAGCGCATAATAGTAGAGCTGGCGCCCGCGGCTTTCCTGCAGAAAGCCCTTCGCCACGGCATTCACGGCGGTGAAGAGCAGAATAATCCAGAACAGGGCGTTCCAGGCGGGTACCGGCAACTGGCCGCCGCGCAGGGCAAAGCTCATGTAGCACACAAACACTGTGCTGCCCACGTACAGCAGCATGCCGCTCAGGGCCGCGCGCTGCCGCCATTCCAGACGGAAGTCCTTCTGTATCAAATACCAAATCTCACGGATGAGCTGCACGGCAACAGGAGTGGTGAACGGGACGGCAAAGATACAACCCAAGTCCCGGATGGCCGCACCCCCACGCTACCTATGACGAATGTCATGTAGCGGCTGCCCTCTAGAAAGCCAAAATCCCCCGCCTGCGGGGGCAGACGAGGGATTTTTCCGGAGGCACTGGCTTTAGCCGTTAAAAATCATACCCCAGCGTGAAATAGAACTTGGGGCCATTCTGCTCAAAATCCTCTTCTCCCCACGCCACATCCAGCTTGCCATAGAAGCCCAGAATGGTGCTGCGGGCCCCCACGCCGTAGCCCACCAGCAGCGGGTTGCGGAAGCGTACCACTGTGGCCGAAAAGGCATTACCGGGGTTAGGCTGCAGTTGGGTGTTGTAAGAGTTATCCTGCGTGAAGGGGTTGGCACCGGAATAGGCACTGCCGGCATCAGCAAAGCCTGTGAGCTGCAGATTGCGGAAGAAACCGGACTCAATAGGCTTGTTGGTGAAGTACTGAATGATGGGGATGCGCAGCTCCGAGTTGAACAGCACGTATTTGGGGCCGCTGCGGGCATTGTAGTTAAAGCCCCGCATGTTGGTTACAAACTCCTGGTAGAACACATTAGCGGGCTCGCCCCGGAATACCTCACCGGACGGACCATTGTAGCTGTTGTTCAGCCAGTTATCCATACCACCCAGCCGGAAGGTTTTCGGCGACTTACCGAAGAACTCGCCGTAGCTGGCCCGGTTGGCCCAGATAATCTGGCGGTGTACTTTCTGGTAGTGCCGCAAATCCACGAAGAACTTGTTGAAGCTCTGGTTGGCATCCCGCGTAGCGTGCAGCATCTGCACCCCGATTTTCATGCGGGTGCCTTCCAACATATTCACGCCGGTGGCAATGGCGTTGTCGAACACCAGCTCGGAGCTGCCGCCGAGGAAGTTTTCTACTACGTCCCGGTCTGAAAGCTTATCCAGGCGCGTGGTGCGCACATTTACATAGCGTGCCGCTACCCGTGCACTCAGGTTGGGCGTCAGCGGGTAGGCTAGGCGCGGGGCTACCTCGTGGCGGGTAAAGCGGGTTTCCCCCAGTTCAGTACTCACGCTGTAAGACTGTTTCTGGTAGCTCATGCCCCAGTCGTAGCGGCCGCGCAGGTTGGAGTACTCCGTGAAGATGTTGCTGGTGCGCAGATCGGTGAGGGCGAAAATACCCGCCCGGATGCGGTGGTCCTCAAACAGGTCAGACATAGAAGCCTGCCCAATAAGCCCCCAGCCCAGCAAAGGGTCAACATACACTGTGGAAACTACTTTGTTGATGCTGAACTGCCGGCCATACCGGATGGGCCCTACCAGGCCAATACCATCGGTGGGTGGTGCGGTGCCGGCCTGCTGGGCCGTGCGCTGCTGCGTACGAACCGGCGTGTCTTCCTCATACTGATAGTCCTGCCCCTGGGGTGGTTGAGCCGTCTGTTGCTGCTGAGTAGAGTCGGCCGGGGCGAGTGGCTGCGGCACCGTATCCTGCACGCCCGGGGCGGGCGCCGGAGCGGGAGCCGCGGGCTTTGAGCGGTCTTCCAGAATTTCCTGCCGCGCCGTTTTGGAAAGCTGCAGGCCCGTGGGCAGCGGGTAGGCCGGATTTAAGAAGACGAAGGGGCGGGCCCGGTCATTGGCTACATACGCCAGTGTGGAGGAAACGGCGCTGTAGTCGTAGCTGCGCAGGTTGGGCAGCAGGTTGGTAACTGCCGTACGTTGTTTGGTGGTGAGGTCGTAGCGGTAGAGGCTGCGCACGCCGCTTTCTTCGCTCAGAAACACTACTTCGTTGTTCGACAGCGCCCGCGGGGCGCTTTCGTTGGAAATGGTAGCCACCAGGGATTCTACCGGCTGCGGACGACCATCCAGGTGGTACAGGAACAGGTCGTAGTTATTCACCACGTAGGCAAAGTTGTTTTTGGCCAGACCGGTAGTGTCCATCCAGCGGTTGGAGCTGAACACGATGCCTTGCCCGTTGGGCAGGAACGTGGGCTGCACATCGTCGAACAGGTCGTTGGTGAGGCGCTCGGGCGTGCGGCTACCGCTGCGCAGCAAAAACAGGTCATTCTGCCCATTTACGGCCGCGCTAAATACCAGAGACTTGCCATCGGGGGAATATTGCAGGCCCATTACCTGCGTGTATCGGCTTAAGATCGAAGAGCCTTCGCGCCCACTAAACGGCAGGCCTTCCCACACCCGCGCCAGAAGGCCGGCCGGCCCGGCATTGGCCGGACGCAGCCGCAGGCTCATCACTCCCCTATCGGTTTCGGCCACAGCCAGCTCGCTGTTGTTGCGCCAGGCCAGCACGGGCAGGCGTTGGTCTACCTGCTGATCGGGCGTTTTGTAGCCGCCGCGGTGTACTACGTGCCGATTGCCGCCGGTGGCAGCATTGCTCACAATTACCCGGTAGCGGCCCCGGTCGTTCATCACGTAGGCCAGCTGCCGGCCGTCGGGGCTGAGGGCAACCTGCGAATACTGCACCTCATGCCGGTTGCGCTTCACCAGCCGGGATTTGTCGTCGGGCAGGGTGGTGTAGGGCGTGGTAGGCTGCGCATTCAGCTGCCGGTAGTAAGCCAGCCAGTCCTTCAGGAAGGTTTTATAGGGCACATTCAGCGAGCTGCTGATGCCGGTTTCCACGTCGCGGGTAATGCGCGTGAGGTTCAGAATATTTTGAATGGAGGTGTAGCCGTAGCGCTCGGCAATGTAGTTCCACACGCTCTGCCCGGCCAGCTCAGGGCTGCGGGCAAAGAACGGGGCCGGGCGGTTGGCATCTATCTGCTGCGTCATGTCGCGCATGTACTCGTCCATCTCCACGCTCCAGCCTTCGGCGGTGTAGGCCGCCGCGCCGGTGATAAACCAATCGGGCAACTGCAGCAGGTAGTTGCTCTGGATAACTTCCTTCAGGGAGCCGCCATACATCATGTCGTGCAGCAGCACGCGCGTTACCTGAAAGCTTACGTCGCGCTTCAGCTGGGTTTGCTGGCCCTGGAAGGCAATCTGCACTTTGTCCATGCGCAGCAAATCGGTTTCGCCGCCCATCTGGTACTTGTCATCGTTCAGGCCGATGTTGCTCTGCCGCAAATCCGTGACGGAGTTGTAGAGCATGAGCGTGGTTTTGGAGTAGGGATAGTACCCAAGCAGCGAGGTGATGCGCTGCAGCTCTTTTTCCGCGTACTCGGCCGTGCGCCGGGCCGTGGCCTCGCCGCCGGCGTAGAAATACACGTTGAAGTTGGCGGTGGAGAAATAGCTCCAGTCAAACTTTTTATACTGAATCCGGACCCGTCCGAACGGCTCCTGCGACGTTTGCGCCACCGTGCCGGTGAGCGTGCTCAGCCACAACACGGCAGTGAGCAAGCCGCCCATCGAGAGCAAGCGCTGCCGTTGCCGAAAGGAAGTAAACAGGTGCATCATCGAGCTAAAGAGCAAAAAAATATCAGGAAGATATTACGGCTGCCGGATGGGCCGCAGAGTAGAACGATTGAAAGCGCCGAATATTGACCTCGGCCCACATTTCTGTGGTGCCCGCCAACACATCGGCGAAGTGCTCGGCCAGCAGCGGCGCCATGAGCACACCCTTGGAACCGAAACCGTTGCATATACTCAGGAAAGGCTCCGCCGGATGCGTGCCTAGTAAGGGTTTTCGGTCGCGCACGGCCGGGCGCACGCCCGCCCATTGCTGCAACACGGTAAACGGCAATGTGGTTACCTCCGCAAAGCGCTGGCTTAGCTCCGTGCGGGCCTCCACTGTAGTGCCCGCCGCAAACGGCGGCCAGCGGTAAGTAGCCCCCACCCGGAACCGCGCGTTGCCGAGCGGTACTACGTAAGCGCCTTTATTTAATACCTGGTCTTCAGTTAACCCCGGGCAGTGCACGTCCAGTACCTCGCCCTGATTAGGGGTCAGCGGCAGCCAGCTAAACCAGGGGTTGTGCACGGCCGCGGCACCTTCGCAGAAGATAACGCGGCCCGCCCGCACCGTATCGGCGTAGCAGACATCCGTGGCATTGGTAACAAGCTGTTCCGGCACGAAAGTTTCCCGGCGCAGCCAGCCTTCTGCCACTCCTTTTTCGGCCTGCGCAGCCAGCATTTCGCGCACCTGCACAAAGCCTCCGCCACGAATGCGCATGCCGCCGAAATCCTGCCGCACGCCCGGCAGCGGTGGCAGCTCGGCACTAACTTCTTCCACAAACTCCTGCCAGGGGTGGTCGGCGCTGCGGGCCATGGCATTGTTCTGGTCGGCTACCGAGGAAAACAGCTTCAGAACAGGCAGCAGATGCAGAAACTGCCCGCCCAGCTCCTGCTCCAGACTTTGGTAATAGCGAATGGCGGCCGGCAGAAATTCTGCCACGCGCCAGCCCAGCGCCAGGCGCTTGCCGGCCACGGGGTTCAGCAGTCCGGCGGCCACGGTGGAGGCAGTATCTACCGGGGCGGCATCCAGCACCAGCACCCGGTGGCCGCGGCGGCGCAGCACGGTGGCCAGCGTAGCACCGGCCAGGCCGTGGCCTATGAGCAGATAATCATAGTACTCTCTCATGGCGGCCAAGGTACACAAGTACGGCCCGAATGTGTAACTTACCTCGCCATTGAGCCTGTTTTTGGGCTGATTTCAGACTTTTTCGCATGCTGGTTTCCGGGTTTACTTTCAACGCCTTTTCCGAAAACACTTACCTCCTGCAGGATGAAACCGGGGAGTGCGTCATCGTAGATCCGGGCTGCTACTCCACCGAGGAACAGCAGGCATTACGGCAGTATATTGAGGAGCACAAGCTGCGCGTGGTATTGCTGCTGAATACCCACGCCCACATCGACCACGTGCTGGGCA carries:
- a CDS encoding Rossmann-like and DUF2520 domain-containing protein; protein product: MTSISDFERRVLVIGAGKVAAQLVPALAQAGWELAGVWSRTPAHAAAVAATVPGTPALSSLDFTLLPPAAVYLLAVPDAAIPVVLQQARFPAGSVVAHTSGTVPLAVFAAYPSLRGGVLYPLQTFSPGRSINWAHVPLCIEAAEPAAEALLLALGRSLSPQRTQLVATPQRQAIHIAAVFACNFTNHLLGISHQLLAEAGLPLLLLEPLVRETMDKALSHAPFSVQTGPAIRHDEPTLAAHRAALAAHPAWQELYAQLTRDIQRQHPQGPGISNAQL
- a CDS encoding T9SS type A sorting domain-containing protein produces the protein MKKLYTLLHHSCRAVTCLMILLAAMPAGAQRLNYSSRGFSLLAGTYTDLGTEGTVITLPNAETFNSAPQEIGFAFQFNGQTFTQFIFNTNGFLRLGTEPPKTSRAETEGGITNGPITSSDPADTNLISPFSISLAGSSTKTPEYRVATTGTAPNRVCTIQWKNVADLGALKLRQYESLSFQIKLYETSNTIEFIYDTITPTSNAVSTLLAGVGIKGAGIAEFQQVMVGKTSTATWAAAKAINTKYTSNANAFGMRRTELPTAGLTYQFKATPQQDAAVFNVYTLGQLPLTGASPHKVTARINNTGLEALSGLKVTLTVTGATEFTTTRTIDLPQYESALVEFEGYTPSQSGTNQVTVSLANDDDNTSNTLTLTQEVTPALLSYSDNSPILVNTRRYDERLTLVRHTLVQPKAIEAIKILVGTSTFNTGQTVYGVVLDATGKIIGRSPNYRVAAEDLGLEHTFTLYSPIKMDANTDYYFGVAQTLLTGKAGYEVVAEQAEAPVRDNAYFQASLDGSNLLPFLTSRFVITGKLIDVPTCLAPLQLAASDITADGVTLTFPTVEGAPAYAIEYGPKGFMPGTGQGTIVTNVTTSPYQLTGMPAGTLYDVYVRTACSETSTSGFVGPIAVQTECGPVVAATIPYILDFSKVTAGTLPCGVTVFNANPDQDEYKYTWEVAPDPAADYQNAMKSTSGGTGPSDDWFFTAPLQLNAGSRYLVSFDYHGFSASLAHALAVSYGSAATVESQNTVLWSKTDITNKEYVPAEGVAVIEPATTGSYHVGFHTTTETGHLHMYVKNVQVVAAEVTAASSALARAISAYPNPAADQLLLEVRGANAKGALQVEIVNMLGQRVYAGTARDNFITRLNVSSLAAGRYILKVQSADGYAVRAIQVQH
- the ccsA gene encoding cytochrome c biogenesis protein CcsA, whose product is MLNTFIGDAGHLSVIVAFVAAIVATYSYFMAARDQPLGSADASWLRLARGAFFVHGAAVFSIIICLFNIIYNHRYEYHYAWSHASNHLPVYYMISCFWEGQEGSFLLWIFWHVLLGFAIMRFNRQWEAPVMAVFAGVQLFLTSMILGVVVLDLKIGSSPFILLRDFLTDAPVFRLNPNFVPTDGTGLNPLLQNYWMVIHPPTLFLGFALTLVPFAFAIAGLWKNELTKWVKPAITWSLVGGAVLGIGIMMGAYWAYETLNFGGFWNWDPVENAVYIPWLVLVAGLHALVLWQRRRTGLRTAFVLVISTFLLILYATFLTRSGVLGNASVHSFTDLGLSGQLIIYLAAFVVLAVALLVAKWKQIPVSKKELTTYNPELWVFIGATVLCLGAFQVLVTTSIPVYNAFLGFLGIKSNLALPADQIAHYTKFQLWMGVAIAFLSGLGQVMWWQRNDKESMTNSLTVPVVLTLLGAALAMLLVRYFGHPMKPVYIVLVTAGLFGVLANLSTILMLLKRRIQLSGGAVAHIGIALMLLGILASSGYSNIISQNVSGLVYSKDFPEDVNRDNVLLWRNEAAPMQGYDVSYTGQYFDVPGVPEYVNKDLLFRTDDEFKAIARAEVKQNDRVYYKVGDTLEIRPENTYYRVEYKERKTGKSFTLFPRAQVNEEMGEGLLASPDIKKFWDHDIYSHISTVPDPSKEKDWSEVKEHVLAVGDTIYLNDYFAVLRAIEPAHESAGLGLKPGDLAIQGDFIVSGEKKQYHVHPVFVVRDKMIGRIPDEVEDLGLRLSFNNVDPTKGKFTFGVSTTQKDYIILKAMEKPFINLLWSGTLLMGLGFLIALRQRNREPHRPEAPARRKQSASAQVA
- a CDS encoding cytochrome c maturation protein CcmE, producing MKKSHLLILTVIAIAIGILVTTAGDVSQYVSFKEARDLAAEGNNTKVHVVGRLPRDTQKNIMGLEYNPTLDPNYFAFTLVDTNRIAQRVVYFNPKPQDFDKSEQVVITGAMRNDVFVADKILLKCPSKYVEKDIKGTTAAR
- a CDS encoding CcmD family protein, which produces MKNSLRNALLLVLALLLPVLHAAAQTATDTPEMADALRQSGKIYVVVAVIVVLLGGLFAYLISLDRKLTRLEKEVK
- a CDS encoding cytochrome c biogenesis protein, with the protein product MKKNWWKVLAVVLVLYTAIAGLLMPVPRLAILNETIRNLYFHVPMWFGMTIILTASVVFSVRYLRTPTSRLDTLSHEFAKTGILMGLIGLSTGSIWARFTWGTWWTNDPKLNGAAIAMLIYGAYLVLRSSFTDEQQRARVSAIYNIFAFAAAMPLFFILPRLTDSLHPGAGGNPAFARYDLDSDMRLVFYPAVIGWTLLGVWITQLAVRLSLLKQKVYEKQLA